TGTCTCCCCACGCCGATAAGGGGGCAGAAAGACCAATCGGCTGGCGCGCGGCCATCCCGTCGGTCGGGTCGGGAGCGGGCGAGACTGCAAAGGCCGACTAAGCCTGTAGCACGTTTTCCGGCGAATCTTCTGGACGCGGGTTCGATTCCCGCCATCTCCACCTGCAGGCCACCGCCGCCGCGGTGGCCTTTGCTCTTGCCTCGGCTCCAGGCCGGGCATAGAATGAGCCACGCTGCCGAACGGGCCAGAGACGGCGCAGTTGGTTCTGGCCTATCTCATTCGTCTTCGAGAGGCACGATGGCACGAGCGCCCCTGACCGACCTGCTAGACCGAATACGCCGCTCGGTGGAAGAGCGTCGGTACGACGACGGCGCCGCCATCGCCCGTGTCGTCCTGGCCGCATACCCCAAGTGCATCCAGGCTAGCCGTATGCTGGCGGAGGCGCTGTGGGAGAACGGCATGCCCGACGAGTCGCGGGCGGCTTTCGAGGCGGTGCTCGAGCGCGATCCAGAGGACTTCGTGGCCTACGCTGGGCTCGGGCTCATCGCGGAGCAGAGCGGCACGCTTGACCAGGCCGTCTCCTATCTGCGACGGGCGAGCGAACTGGCCCCCAACAGCGAGGAAGTTCGGGACGAGCTCGTTCGGCTGTATCAGCGCCAGGGTCAGGCTGACTCGGGCAAGCTTAAGGTCAGCCGGGCTGCTCTGGCTCGCATCTACGCGCGGAGCGAGATGCCTTCCCGTGCGGTAGTCGAGTATCAGGCCGTGCTCGAGGAAGAGCCAAACCGCATGGACGTCCGACTGGGGCTGGCTGAGGTACTCTGGCGCGAGGGCAAACCCGCCGAGGCCAAGGGTCAGGCGGAGACGGTGCTCAAGTACCTGCCCGACAGCATCAAGGCCCAGCTCATCCTTGCCGCTGTGGCTCGATCCGAGGGTAGGGAACAGCACGCCCAGGAACTGCTGGACCAGGCGGTGGCGCTTGACCCCCTGGGCGAGTACGCCGAGCGCCTCTTCGGCACTGACTCTCCCTTGCCCCCCACCGATCCAGTGCTGGAGGTGCCCGACTACCTCCTCGGGAGGGGCGAGCCCGTAGCGGAGGGAGAGGAGACGGACCTCGAGCTTCCCGACTGGCTCATGCCGGAGCCGGAACCGGAGCCGACCGAAGGACAGAAGGCCGTCGAGGACGAGGATCAGGAGGTCGAGGAATTCGCCGCGGAGGTCGGCGTGGAGGCCGAGTCCGGAAGGACGGCTCCGCGACAGCGGGATGTGGTCCCAGAGTCGGGTACTCCTGCAAGCGACGATTCGTGGCTGCAGGAGCTGCGTGCCACGCAGGCTCCACCTGCCCCCGAATCCTTGGCGGCAGCTCTGAGCGAAGCCTGGGTCACGTACAAGCGCAAAGGGGTGGCGGCTGCCCTGGAAGCGTATCGGCCCCTGGTGGAGGCTGAGGAGAGCATCGAGGACGTCATCCAGGCGCTCACGATCATCGTGGCCGACACTGACAGCCTTGACGCTACCGAGCTTCTGGGTGACGCTCACGTCCGGGCCGGCCACTACCGGGCGGCTATGGACGCCTACAACCGGGTGCTTCGCCGGCTCGAAAGCATAGAACGCTGATGACGCTGATACCACGCCGATCCCCGCTGAGCGGAAAGAGATAGTCTGGGGGGATCAGCGGGGATCAGCGTCATCAGCGTTCTATTCCGACTGCCTATTCCGACTGCCACGATGTTGTGGAGGCTCAATGGAAAGGACGCTGGTACTGGCCAAGCCCGACGCCGTACAGAGGGGACTCGTCGGCGAGATCATCGGGCGTTTCGAGAGGCGGGGCTTGCGGCTCCTGGCCGTCAAGATGCTCTGTATTGACGAGGAGCTGGCGCGGCGTCATTACGCCGTCCACGAAGGGAAGCCGTTCTTCGAGAAGCTGATCCGCTACATCACGTCGGGCCCTGTGGTGGCTATGGTTGTGGCCGGCGACCGCGCCGTGGATACGGTACGTCTGGTCATGGGCGCTACCGACCCGGTCAAGGCTGCGCCGGGCACAATTCGTGCCGATTACGCCATGGACATGGAGCGCAACCTGGTCCACGGGTCGGACTCGCTGGAAAGCGCTCGGAAGGAAGTCGCCCTCTTCTTCCGGGACGAGGAGATCTGTGAGTACCGTCGGGCGGACGATGTATGGGTGTATCCCAGGGCGCAGGCGGTAGGGTAGAGGCTACTGCAGCCTGACCACCACTCGGGCCGACTGCCACACTTCCTCTAGCCGGTAGAACTGACGCTTCTCGGCGGAGAATATATGGGTGACCACAGGGCCGTGGTCCACCAACACCCAGCCGGAGGTGGTGTCGCCCTCCACCCTGGGGGAGCGCCCGTTGTCATCCTTGAGGTCGGTGACCGCTTCCACCAGGGCTTGGAGCTGCCGCTCGCTCGTGGCGTTGGTGATGATGAAGTAGTCGGCGATCGGGGAAGCTTCTCGTATGTCCAGCATCAGAATGTCTTCCCCGAAATGATCGGAGAGAGCGTCCACGATCCGATTGGCCAGATCTCGTGTCTCCAGTGCTTGCGCCTCCTGCCGGCGGACCGGCGTGCGATCTGGCTCATTCTAGCACCGGCGAGCGCCTGGGCAAGGCTCAGGTCTTGGTCTGGCCGGCGCGGCAGAGGAGGCGGGTGCGTCCTCACTATGTAGGGTGCAGTTGTGTCAGCTGTGGAGGTTGACCAGGTGCCCGTAGACGTGAGACCGGACGACATAGCTACTCTGCGCAAGCCCCATCCTTGTGGCAGCTACGACTGGCGCGTAGTCCGCATCGGGGCCGACATCGGGCTGCGCTGTCTGAAGTGCGACCACAAGATCATGCTGCCCCGTCGGCAGTTCGAGAGAAGGCTCAAGAAGCTCACCCGCCCGGCGCCTCCGCCGCCGGAGGAGTGACGGTCTGGGTCTGCTCCTATTGCCTGCCTGCGCTGGGGGAGACGAGACGCTGACGGCCAGGGTAGTCCCGCGGCATGCGGCGAGCCGGCCCTCTCGCTTCGGCTCAGGCGGTCTAGGCGTTTGATGGCTGAGGCTGGCGCCAGGATACCGCTCGCCCCCCAATCGTCAGGTAGCGCCAGGCGGAGGTGCTGACGCATGGTCTACAAGGAGTTCGAGCCCAATCGCGTCTACCCGCTTCAGAGGGCGAACTGGGCCGGAGAGCTGGCCGAGTTGCAGCAGTCGGCTCTGGACACCATCGGCTGGGTGACCGTGTCGGCCGGCTACATTTGGTCCCTGGTGGAGCTGATGGCAGCCCATCCCCGCGTGGTGCTGCAGCCCCTGATCCTGCCGCTAGGCACCGCCCTCCTGGGAACGCTGGTGCTGGTGCTGCGGCGCCCTCTCGGGGTACGACGGCTCCTTTTCGTTGGTGGGGGCGTGGCGCTGGGCGCCGTGGCCTTGCTGGTCAGCAGGTTCCCGGCAGCTCCCTTCGTCGCTCTGGTGGCCATCAGCGGCGCCACACTGATCCCTGGGCAGGCCGCCACCTTCGTGACTGCGGCGGTAAGTAGCGCGTTGCTGGTCGGCGTCGCCTGGCTTGAGCCCGGCCGGTGGTCCGTGCCCGTCCTCGGTGGCGCTCTGGCCCTCTACTGGGCCAATGCTACCGCCTCCTGGCTCACCTCACGCAACCTTCGCTCCGTGCTGCGGTGGGCGCTGCAGGGTTACGAGGAGTCCTGGCGCACCACCCGGGAACTCCAGGTGCAGCGCGGCAAGCTCAACCGCACCCTGAAGGACCTGGCGGACGCGAACCTCTTGCTCAAGCGTACCACCTATGACCTGGCGGAGGCGCGGGAGGAGGCAGAGCGGGCGCGCCAGATGAAGGCTCAGTTTGCCGCCAACATCAGCCATGAGCTGCGCACTCCGCTACACCTCATCGTGGGCTTCTCGCAGATGATGCACATGTCGCCCGACAACTACGCTGGGGTCACCTGGTCACCGGAACTGCGAGGGGACGTGGCCGAGATCTACGAGAGCGCGACCCACCTGCTGCACCTGATCGACGATGTCCTGGATCTCTCCCAGATAGAAGCCGCTCGGCTCCCCGTGAGCAAGGAGCGAATCGTCCTGGCGCCCCTCATCCGTGAGACCGTGGAGACAGCCAGGAGCCTGCTTCGCGACGGCGAGGTCACCCTGCACCTTGACCTGCCGGATGGCCTGCCGGCCGTTTACGCCGACCCCACGCGAATGCGCCAGATCCTGCTCAACCTGCTCAACAATGCGGCGCGCTTCACCGAGAGGGGGAGCATCACGGTGGAGGCCCGGCTTCGTGAGAATGACATCGAGGTGGCCGTTGCCGACACCGGGATCGGCATGCCGGAGGACCAGCTACAGGAGATATTCGAGGAGTTCCACCAGGTGGACGGCACGCTGAGGCGCAAGTACGGCGGCACCGGGCTGGGGCTGGCTCTGTGCCGGCAGTTCGTCCACTTGCATGGGGGTCAGATATGGGCGGAAAGCCGGGTGGGTGAAGGCAGCACCTTCCACTTCACCATCCCTCTCCCAGATCGTGCCACGCCCCAGGCACAGGCAAGCCTTCTGCCACGCAACTGGCGCTACCCGGCATCGAAGCCTCGGGCGGCGCACCGCCTGGTGATCCTGGCCCGGCCTCCGGAGTTTCCCCGACTGCTCGCTCGCTATCTGCCGGACACCGAAGTGGTAGAGGCGCGGGACGACGAGCTGGCGGCTGTGGCCCGGCGGGTCAAGGCCGATGCGATCGTCCTTCCTTCGGGCGTGGACAACGATCTGGAGGAGGAGCTGGCAGGCGAGGTACGGGACTTGAGCCTACCGGTGATCACCTGCTCCTGGCCTCTGGAGCAGAGCCTGGCTGCAGCCCAGGGCTTCGCCGGCTGCCTGATGAAACCATTCGGCACCCGGCAGCTGCTCGACAGCCTGGACCAGGTAGCGCCCACCGCCCGTCGCCTGCTGGTAGTGGATGACGACCCGGGGGTGGGAAGACTGGCACAGCGCGCCCTACAGGCTCCGAAGCCAGACCTGGAGATTGACCTGGCCTTCGACGGGACCGAGGCCATCCGATTGCTCGATAGAGAGCCGGACGTTGTGCTGCTGGACTTGATCCTGCCGGGCGTGGACGGACTAGGGGTGCTGCGGGAGCTGCGCCAACGGCCGGGCGGCCTGGAAGTGCCGGTGATCGCCATCACCGCCCGCAGCTTCGCCCAAGACATGGCCAGCCTGGGTTCAGGGCAGGTGAGAGTGCGTCGCGGGACGCACTTCACCGCCAACGAGATCACCCGCTGGCTCGCCGCGGTGTGTCAGGCCTTCCCGGCCCGGCACCTCGAGCCTGGCGGACCCGGTCCAGAGCCCGCACCAGTTCGCCCTGGCTGACCGGCTTGCGGATGTATGCGCTGGCGCCCAGCGAATGGGCCAGTTCGGCATCGTTGAGGACGGAACACACCAGCACGGGGATGTCTCGTGTGCCGGGGTCGGTGCGCAGGGACTGGAGTATAGCCCAACCGTCTACATCGCGCATCATGATGTCGAGGATGACTGCCTCGGGCTGAAGCGACCGAATCTCGGAAAGCGCTGCGGTGCTGTCTCGGATGAGCACCGGCCGATAGTGATAGGGTTCGAGAAAGCGCTCGAAAAGCCTCAGAGTCCGGGGGTTGTCGTCCACGATGGCGACCGTCTCTTCCTCAACACTGGGCAGACGCAGTTGCACCAGGAAGCCGGCGTCGTTGGACTCCACCGTGAGCTGCCCGCCGAGGTGGTGTGCCAGGCGCCCCGGCGTGAGCAGAAGCGTCTCCATGCTGCCGGCGCCGGCGGCATCTGCTCTAAAGCTCAGCAGCGCCCAGCGCCCGTCCGACGTGAGCTCCACCTCGATGTCGGAGTGGTTGTTCTGCTGTACCAGCGAAGCCATCAGGCTGATCAGCAGCTGACGGGAGATAGCTTCGTCGGCGATGGCTTCCGGGCTCTCCCGGACTTCCAGACTGATACGGACGCCTCGGCTGGCCGCCAGGTTGGACACGGCCCCGATCGCCTCCCGGAGGATGCTCTCCAACGCCAGGATCTGGTCCTGCAGGCCGAACTGCTCCAGCTCGTCCCTGAGGACCTCGGCGTGGTTGGCCGGGCTGGATCGAGGCTGATGCAGGCGCTTCTCCCACAGAACGCTCGCGATGCTCTCTATGGCCTTTCGCTGCTCGCGGAAGAGCTGGCGCCGGCCGATAGCCAGCCTCGCCTGCAGCTCCTCACTGGTGCTTCCCTCGACGTACTTACCGCGGAGGATGTTGTAGGGACGATAGGCAGGATGATGGGGCGAGACCCCGGCAGGCGGCCTGAGGGCGCCGATGCACTGGATGACCGTCTCGCGCAAGTACTGGGCCCGGGCGCGTGGCTCGCCGAGGTCCGCGGGAACCAGATGAGCTACCAGCGGGTGCCGCTGAAGGTGGGCCGTGTCGTACAGGTGCGTTAGGACGTCGCGCACCTGCTGCACGAAGTCTGGGGGGATCCCACCGCTAGTCATGGCGCCGCCTGCATTTGGCACACCGGTGACACTCACGTGTCACCCGGAGACACCACTATGTCACCTGGGGCCTTGCAGTGCCCGCAGGAGATGAATATGGTT
This DNA window, taken from Anaerolineae bacterium, encodes the following:
- a CDS encoding tetratricopeptide repeat protein; this translates as MARAPLTDLLDRIRRSVEERRYDDGAAIARVVLAAYPKCIQASRMLAEALWENGMPDESRAAFEAVLERDPEDFVAYAGLGLIAEQSGTLDQAVSYLRRASELAPNSEEVRDELVRLYQRQGQADSGKLKVSRAALARIYARSEMPSRAVVEYQAVLEEEPNRMDVRLGLAEVLWREGKPAEAKGQAETVLKYLPDSIKAQLILAAVARSEGREQHAQELLDQAVALDPLGEYAERLFGTDSPLPPTDPVLEVPDYLLGRGEPVAEGEETDLELPDWLMPEPEPEPTEGQKAVEDEDQEVEEFAAEVGVEAESGRTAPRQRDVVPESGTPASDDSWLQELRATQAPPAPESLAAALSEAWVTYKRKGVAAALEAYRPLVEAEESIEDVIQALTIIVADTDSLDATELLGDAHVRAGHYRAAMDAYNRVLRRLESIER
- the ndk gene encoding nucleoside-diphosphate kinase, with the protein product MERTLVLAKPDAVQRGLVGEIIGRFERRGLRLLAVKMLCIDEELARRHYAVHEGKPFFEKLIRYITSGPVVAMVVAGDRAVDTVRLVMGATDPVKAAPGTIRADYAMDMERNLVHGSDSLESARKEVALFFRDEEICEYRRADDVWVYPRAQAVG
- the rsfS gene encoding ribosome silencing factor; this translates as MDALSDHFGEDILMLDIREASPIADYFIITNATSERQLQALVEAVTDLKDDNGRSPRVEGDTTSGWVLVDHGPVVTHIFSAEKRQFYRLEEVWQSARVVVRLQ
- a CDS encoding DUF951 domain-containing protein → MPVDVRPDDIATLRKPHPCGSYDWRVVRIGADIGLRCLKCDHKIMLPRRQFERRLKKLTRPAPPPPEE
- a CDS encoding hybrid sensor histidine kinase/response regulator, which codes for MVYKEFEPNRVYPLQRANWAGELAELQQSALDTIGWVTVSAGYIWSLVELMAAHPRVVLQPLILPLGTALLGTLVLVLRRPLGVRRLLFVGGGVALGAVALLVSRFPAAPFVALVAISGATLIPGQAATFVTAAVSSALLVGVAWLEPGRWSVPVLGGALALYWANATASWLTSRNLRSVLRWALQGYEESWRTTRELQVQRGKLNRTLKDLADANLLLKRTTYDLAEAREEAERARQMKAQFAANISHELRTPLHLIVGFSQMMHMSPDNYAGVTWSPELRGDVAEIYESATHLLHLIDDVLDLSQIEAARLPVSKERIVLAPLIRETVETARSLLRDGEVTLHLDLPDGLPAVYADPTRMRQILLNLLNNAARFTERGSITVEARLRENDIEVAVADTGIGMPEDQLQEIFEEFHQVDGTLRRKYGGTGLGLALCRQFVHLHGGQIWAESRVGEGSTFHFTIPLPDRATPQAQASLLPRNWRYPASKPRAAHRLVILARPPEFPRLLARYLPDTEVVEARDDELAAVARRVKADAIVLPSGVDNDLEEELAGEVRDLSLPVITCSWPLEQSLAAAQGFAGCLMKPFGTRQLLDSLDQVAPTARRLLVVDDDPGVGRLAQRALQAPKPDLEIDLAFDGTEAIRLLDREPDVVLLDLILPGVDGLGVLRELRQRPGGLEVPVIAITARSFAQDMASLGSGQVRVRRGTHFTANEITRWLAAVCQAFPARHLEPGGPGPEPAPVRPG
- a CDS encoding hybrid sensor histidine kinase/response regulator, giving the protein MTSGGIPPDFVQQVRDVLTHLYDTAHLQRHPLVAHLVPADLGEPRARAQYLRETVIQCIGALRPPAGVSPHHPAYRPYNILRGKYVEGSTSEELQARLAIGRRQLFREQRKAIESIASVLWEKRLHQPRSSPANHAEVLRDELEQFGLQDQILALESILREAIGAVSNLAASRGVRISLEVRESPEAIADEAISRQLLISLMASLVQQNNHSDIEVELTSDGRWALLSFRADAAGAGSMETLLLTPGRLAHHLGGQLTVESNDAGFLVQLRLPSVEEETVAIVDDNPRTLRLFERFLEPYHYRPVLIRDSTAALSEIRSLQPEAVILDIMMRDVDGWAILQSLRTDPGTRDIPVLVCSVLNDAELAHSLGASAYIRKPVSQGELVRALDRVRQARGAGPGRPDTPRRASG